A genomic window from Mesorhizobium sp. 131-2-1 includes:
- a CDS encoding N-acyl amino acid synthase FeeM domain-containing protein: protein MEVLDHIEYRLCDGAEDLEAIYRLRYNSYLHAGMVKSDASRMVKDRFDDLPNSYRFGVFFDGALVSTIRIHHANAKYPVSPSTDVFGDVLARRLAGGETFVDPSRFAADLEWSSSLRVLPYVTLRLAVVACSHFKPTYCLTAIKEEHSAFYHRIFRSEQAVPPRNYPGLTVPVHLFQSKCSDNMQATLDRFPFFNSTTFEQRMLYQRPKRGELAPLTILPTAKYFEAA from the coding sequence ATGGAAGTTCTGGATCACATCGAGTATCGCCTTTGCGACGGTGCGGAAGACCTGGAGGCGATCTATCGGCTTCGCTACAATTCCTACCTTCATGCAGGCATGGTGAAGTCCGATGCTTCCCGCATGGTGAAGGACAGGTTCGACGATCTTCCCAATTCCTATCGCTTTGGCGTGTTCTTCGACGGCGCACTCGTCAGCACCATCAGAATTCACCACGCCAATGCGAAGTATCCTGTCTCACCCAGCACCGATGTCTTCGGCGACGTGCTGGCGCGGCGCCTGGCGGGCGGCGAGACCTTCGTCGATCCGAGCCGGTTCGCCGCCGATCTCGAGTGGTCGAGCAGCCTGCGCGTGCTGCCCTATGTGACGCTGAGGCTTGCGGTCGTTGCCTGCAGCCACTTCAAGCCGACCTATTGCCTGACGGCCATCAAGGAAGAGCATTCCGCCTTCTATCATCGCATCTTCCGATCCGAGCAGGCGGTGCCGCCGCGGAATTATCCGGGGCTTACCGTCCCCGTGCATCTGTTCCAGTCGAAGTGCTCCGACAACATGCAGGCGACGCTGGATCGTTTTCCGTTCTTCAATTCCACGACGTTCGAACAGCGCATGCTTTACCAGCGCCCGAAGAGGGGCGAATTGGCGCCGCTGACCATCCTCCCCACCGCCAAGTATTTCGAAGCGGCCTGA
- a CDS encoding aa3-type cytochrome c oxidase subunit IV gives MADHTPTGPVELGAKMDYAEHDRTYAGFLALAKYGSLFCLAVIISMAFGFFVGGFFSAVILWAVILAAGAFVLR, from the coding sequence ATGGCTGATCACACGCCGACCGGTCCTGTCGAACTGGGCGCGAAGATGGACTATGCCGAGCACGACCGCACCTATGCGGGCTTCTTGGCGCTGGCCAAATACGGTTCGCTCTTTTGCCTGGCCGTGATTATCTCGATGGCTTTCGGCTTCTTCGTGGGCGGCTTCTTCTCGGCGGTCATCCTCTGGGCCGTGATCCTGGCCGCCGGCGCCTTCGTTCTGCGGTAG
- a CDS encoding DUF3096 domain-containing protein, whose product MTISALTVTPLISLIAGVLILVMPRLLNYIVALYLIIAGLLGLFPHLAG is encoded by the coding sequence ATGACCATTTCCGCGCTCACCGTCACTCCGCTGATCTCGCTGATCGCCGGCGTGCTGATCCTGGTGATGCCCAGGCTCTTGAACTACATCGTGGCGCTCTATCTGATCATCGCCGGCCTGCTCGGACTCTTCCCGCATCTCGCCGGCTGA
- a CDS encoding proton-translocating transhydrogenase family protein gives MDALQKALDQLDQATAAVRLAVQDLATAPGAEAAGDAAHALSGGAIDPFVFRFAIFVLAIFVGYYVVWSVTPALHTPLMAVTNAISSVIVVGALLAVGISASGLATGFGFVALMLVSVNIFGGFLVTQRMLAMYKKKDK, from the coding sequence ATGGACGCCTTGCAGAAAGCCCTTGACCAGCTCGACCAGGCGACCGCCGCCGTCAGGCTCGCGGTGCAGGACCTGGCCACCGCTCCCGGCGCCGAGGCGGCGGGTGACGCCGCCCATGCGCTCTCCGGCGGCGCCATCGACCCGTTCGTCTTCCGCTTCGCCATTTTCGTGCTGGCGATCTTCGTCGGCTACTATGTCGTCTGGTCGGTGACGCCGGCGCTGCACACGCCGCTGATGGCCGTCACCAACGCCATCTCCTCGGTGATCGTGGTCGGCGCGTTGCTCGCCGTCGGCATCTCGGCCTCCGGCCTTGCCACGGGCTTCGGCTTCGTTGCGCTGATGCTCGTCTCCGTCAACATCTTCGGCGGCTTCCTCGTCACCCAGCGCATGCTGGCGATGTACAAGAAGAAGGACAAGTGA
- a CDS encoding Re/Si-specific NAD(P)(+) transhydrogenase subunit alpha → MGQTVFIPRELDANEQRVAASPDTVKRLAGLGFDVVVEKGAGTGSRIPDEEFAKAGAAIGKASDASKADVVLKVRRPTDAELKGYKSGAAVIAIMDPYGNDAAVAALAKAGVTAFSMEFMPRITRAQSMDVLSSQANLAGYQAVIDAAAEYDRALPMMMTAAGTVPAAKAFIMGVGVAGLQAIATARRLGAVVTATDVRPAVKEQVQSLGAKFLAVEDEEFKAAETAGGYAKEMSKEYQAKQAALTAEHIAKQDIVITTALIPGRPAPKLVSAAMVASMKPGSVIVDLAVERGGNVEGAVPGKVVTTENGVKIVGHLNVPGRVAASASLLYAKNLFAFLETLVDKESKTLAIKRDDELVKATMLTDGGKVVHPAFAKAVEEPRVEPAAVPATTMVADASAKPAVKKAAAKKPTAAKPKGIA, encoded by the coding sequence GTGGGACAGACGGTTTTCATCCCTCGTGAGCTCGACGCGAACGAGCAGCGCGTCGCTGCCTCGCCGGACACGGTGAAGCGGCTGGCGGGCCTCGGTTTCGACGTCGTCGTCGAAAAAGGCGCGGGCACCGGCTCGCGCATTCCCGACGAGGAATTCGCCAAGGCGGGCGCCGCGATCGGCAAGGCCTCCGACGCCTCGAAGGCCGATGTGGTGCTGAAGGTGCGCCGTCCGACCGATGCCGAGCTGAAAGGCTACAAGTCGGGTGCGGCCGTCATCGCCATCATGGACCCTTACGGCAACGATGCCGCCGTCGCCGCACTGGCCAAGGCCGGCGTCACCGCCTTCTCGATGGAATTCATGCCGCGCATCACCCGCGCGCAGTCGATGGACGTCCTGTCCTCGCAGGCCAATCTCGCCGGCTACCAGGCAGTCATCGACGCCGCTGCCGAATATGACCGCGCGCTGCCGATGATGATGACGGCGGCCGGCACCGTGCCGGCGGCCAAGGCCTTCATCATGGGCGTCGGCGTCGCCGGCCTGCAGGCCATCGCCACCGCGCGACGGCTCGGCGCCGTGGTCACGGCGACCGACGTGCGTCCGGCGGTGAAGGAGCAGGTGCAGTCGCTCGGCGCGAAATTCCTGGCGGTCGAGGACGAGGAGTTCAAGGCGGCCGAGACGGCGGGCGGCTACGCCAAGGAAATGTCCAAGGAATACCAGGCCAAGCAGGCGGCGCTAACGGCAGAGCACATCGCCAAGCAGGATATCGTCATCACCACGGCGCTGATCCCCGGCCGTCCGGCGCCGAAGCTGGTCTCGGCCGCGATGGTCGCCTCGATGAAGCCGGGCTCGGTGATCGTCGACCTCGCGGTCGAGCGCGGCGGCAATGTCGAGGGAGCGGTGCCCGGCAAGGTCGTGACCACGGAGAACGGCGTCAAGATCGTCGGCCATCTCAACGTGCCCGGCCGCGTCGCGGCTTCGGCCTCGCTGCTCTACGCCAAGAACCTTTTTGCTTTCCTCGAGACGCTGGTCGACAAGGAGAGCAAGACGCTTGCCATCAAGCGCGACGACGAGCTGGTCAAGGCGACCATGCTGACCGATGGCGGCAAGGTCGTGCATCCCGCCTTCGCCAAGGCGGTCGAAGAGCCCCGCGTCGAACCGGCCGCAGTCCCGGCGACGACGATGGTCGCCGATGCCTCGGCCAAACCTGCTGTGAAGAAGGCCGCGGCGAAGAAACCTACCGCTGCCAAGCCGAAGGGGATCGCGTGA